In the genome of Bradyrhizobium arachidis, one region contains:
- a CDS encoding adenylate/guanylate cyclase domain-containing protein codes for MQLTSRLALMNWLTGQGLTGLPEIDLLRGFCERCRAEGLELSRGMVVIDTLHPIYEGRGFRWSDRPSNESDAFEYGSTAEGDAARSWRRSVFFHMLEQGHDEMVIDLADAPSMDFSQIGELAEKGHKHYLAFVHRFGENGALGLMDCLYSCWTTRRAEGFGEQGLEALRDLVPVLGLAIKSAQQVDIARTLGRVYLGRDASEQVLRGRISRGVTERINAVLWYSDLRGSTGISESIGPDEIIPFLNDYAQAVIDAIHDAGGDVLKLIGDGVLAMFTGEDMADARRAALRAEHLFRKNVAALNVRRTADGRPTTSAYIGLHVGEVFYGNIGSEDRLDFTVVGPTVNEVSRIASMSRSVDRELLASAEFYKGLDAAGRRYLVSTGRYALRGIGRAQDLYTLDPEVDASEPVAGSYERYLAN; via the coding sequence CTGTCGCGCGGGATGGTCGTCATCGACACGCTGCATCCGATCTACGAGGGCCGCGGCTTTCGCTGGAGCGACCGCCCCAGCAACGAGAGCGACGCCTTCGAATACGGCTCGACCGCCGAGGGCGACGCGGCCAGGAGCTGGCGCCGCTCGGTGTTCTTCCACATGCTCGAGCAGGGCCACGACGAGATGGTGATCGATCTCGCCGATGCCCCCTCGATGGATTTCTCGCAGATCGGCGAGCTCGCCGAGAAGGGCCACAAGCACTATCTCGCCTTCGTGCATCGCTTCGGCGAGAACGGCGCGCTCGGCCTGATGGACTGCCTTTATTCTTGCTGGACCACGCGCCGCGCGGAAGGCTTTGGCGAACAGGGGTTGGAGGCCCTGCGCGATCTCGTGCCGGTGCTGGGGCTCGCGATCAAGTCGGCGCAGCAGGTCGACATCGCACGCACGCTCGGGCGGGTCTATCTCGGCCGCGATGCCTCCGAACAGGTCTTGCGCGGACGCATCTCGCGCGGCGTCACCGAGCGCATCAACGCCGTGCTGTGGTATTCGGATTTGCGCGGCTCGACCGGGATCAGCGAGAGCATTGGTCCGGATGAGATCATCCCGTTCCTCAACGACTACGCCCAGGCCGTGATCGACGCGATCCATGACGCCGGCGGCGACGTCCTGAAGCTGATCGGCGACGGCGTGCTCGCGATGTTCACCGGCGAGGACATGGCGGATGCCCGCCGCGCGGCGCTCCGGGCCGAGCACCTCTTTCGCAAGAATGTCGCGGCGCTGAACGTGCGTCGCACTGCCGACGGCCGTCCCACCACGTCGGCCTATATCGGCCTGCATGTCGGCGAGGTCTTCTACGGCAATATCGGCAGCGAGGACCGGCTCGACTTCACCGTGGTCGGCCCCACCGTGAACGAGGTCAGCCGCATCGCCTCGATGAGCCGCTCGGTCGACCGCGAGCTGCTGGCTTCAGCGGAATTCTACAAGGGCCTCGACGCCGCGGGCCGGCGCTACCTCGTCTCCACCGGCCGATACGCCCTGCGCGGCATCGGCCGCGCGCAGGATCTCTACACGCTCGATCCGGAAGTCGATGCGAGCGAGCCGGTGGCTGGGAGTTACGAGCGGTACCTGGCGAATTAG
- a CDS encoding MFS transporter codes for MSNPPRLPDTFNRLAWSNLAAQSAEQIALAAAPIVAVLTLGVAEGQTGLLQTALTLPFVLFAIPAGLLADRISRRSLMAGAEALRAAALAAIVLLLALGALNLPLLALLGFAAVCGTVVYSVAAPALVPSLVSADLLPAANARIELARTIAFASGPALGGALVGWWGASPAFAFAAALSAIAVVLLSGIYEPARTPAPRRHPFQDIREGAAFVFHHPLLRPVFITQFIFNTGWFLQIAVFVPYAVRHLGLTAAGVGTVLTMYGVGMVIGALFATRVMQRIAFGTVVGLGPVTGFVAAVVMALTVLVPSPWLAGLSFFLLGVGPILWVISTTTLRQSVTPPRLLGRVSAINIMSYGARPLGSALGAIVGGLWSAEACLYLAAAVFGVQALIIWLSPAVALDRQPSMVGDEAVARC; via the coding sequence ATGTCAAATCCGCCCCGCCTCCCCGACACCTTCAACCGCCTCGCCTGGTCCAATCTCGCGGCTCAGTCGGCCGAGCAGATCGCGCTGGCCGCGGCCCCCATCGTCGCGGTGCTGACGTTGGGCGTGGCTGAGGGCCAGACCGGCCTCCTCCAGACCGCCCTCACCCTGCCCTTCGTCCTGTTCGCCATTCCCGCCGGCCTGCTCGCCGACCGCATCTCCCGCCGCTCGCTGATGGCGGGCGCCGAGGCGCTGCGGGCCGCCGCGCTCGCAGCGATCGTGCTGCTGCTCGCGCTCGGCGCGCTCAATCTGCCGCTGCTGGCGCTGCTCGGCTTTGCCGCGGTGTGCGGCACCGTCGTCTACAGCGTGGCTGCGCCGGCGTTAGTGCCCTCGCTGGTGAGCGCGGACCTCTTGCCGGCAGCCAATGCCCGGATCGAGCTTGCGCGCACCATTGCCTTCGCCAGCGGACCTGCGCTCGGCGGCGCGCTGGTGGGATGGTGGGGCGCGAGCCCGGCCTTCGCCTTTGCCGCGGCGCTCTCGGCGATCGCGGTCGTGCTGCTCTCCGGCATCTACGAGCCCGCGCGTACGCCCGCCCCCCGGCGGCATCCGTTCCAGGACATCCGCGAAGGCGCAGCCTTCGTGTTTCACCATCCGCTGCTGCGGCCGGTGTTCATCACCCAGTTCATCTTCAACACCGGCTGGTTCCTGCAAATCGCCGTGTTCGTTCCTTACGCCGTGCGCCATCTCGGCCTGACCGCCGCCGGCGTCGGCACCGTGCTGACCATGTACGGCGTCGGCATGGTGATCGGCGCGCTGTTTGCCACGCGCGTGATGCAGCGCATCGCGTTCGGTACCGTGGTCGGCCTCGGCCCGGTCACCGGCTTCGTCGCCGCCGTCGTGATGGCGCTGACGGTGCTGGTCCCCTCGCCCTGGCTCGCAGGTCTCAGCTTCTTCCTGCTCGGGGTCGGGCCGATCCTGTGGGTGATCTCGACCACGACGCTGCGCCAGTCGGTGACGCCGCCACGCCTTTTGGGGCGCGTCTCCGCCATCAACATCATGAGCTACGGCGCCCGCCCGCTGGGCTCGGCACTGGGCGCGATCGTCGGCGGTCTCTGGAGTGCGGAAGCGTGCCTGTATCTCGCGGCGGCCGTGTTCGGCGTGCAGGCGCTGATCATTTGGCTCTCGCCCGCGGTGGCGCTGGATCGGCAGCCGAGCATGGTGGGGGATGAGGCTGTGGCGAGGTGCTAG